DNA sequence from the Methanolobus psychrophilus R15 genome:
TAAAAGAAGCATCTTCATTAAAAATCAGCCTCCACTTCCTTAATATGCCCTAGCAACTTGGCTACTTCATGTTTTATGTTGTAAACAAGCCGTGCTTCTTCGTTTTTACCTTCTTTCTTGAAGTCATTTATTAAGTTGAATAATTCCAGTTTATGCTTATCAATAATCCAAGCAGTGTAAATACTCCCGTAATCATCTTTGATTTTCTTGAAAGTTGCTTCATCTATTTCTTTTCTAAAGGCGAAGTTTAATTCAATATCATATTTCAACCAATTAATTATGGAATCATCTTCAAAGTAACCAAGAATGAATATCATTCCTGTTCTATAATCCTCATGATCTCTGGAAACTCCGGCAAATTTACCTAGTAGCTCATTCAGTGATTTGAGCAGTCCTTCTTTGTTAGTGGGAGTAATTTCTCTATCAAGAATGTACTCTTTCAGAATCCTGAGTATATGGAATTGCAGTTTTTCATTCGTGATAAGCAGACTATCAACTAAAACATCTAATTGCTTTCTTGATAGTGAATATGTATCTTTGTAGAGATCAATCTCATTCAGAATTGAATTTTTATCATATTCATCATCTGATTCAAAATGAGAAAATAGCGTATCCAGATACTCATTAATATTAAATATTTCTTTTAATGTCAAGTATGAGGCTCTTTCATCTTCCTCATGGAGTCCGTATTTTGCTAAATCTTTATGTTTAACAATAACCAAAGAACCATTCTTAGTCATTCTTGCAAGCTTACGTTCTACACTTGGTCTAGAGCATCCTCTCGTTCTTTGAAGGACATTCATCATGTGTTCAATGAGTTGCGCCCTTCTGACAAAGCGGTTTTGACGTACATATTTGACTATTTCTACATCAAAGTCTACATCAGTTTTTCTATTATCTATATTGTTTGATGGTAATTTAGCTATCATGTTTACTATCAAACATTACATCAAATACATATATAGAGCTTTCCATGCTAGTGGTTTTTGGTGATTATGTGTACACCAACAGTCAAAGAATAATAACAACACTTTCTCCTTTCCTCAAGGAGAAACTTGAACAGATGTCAGATAAGTTTGGATGCTCTCAGGCTGAAGTGGTCAGAATAGCCTTAATGAAACTCTGGGAGGCTGAGAAATGAGCAGGCCTGAGTTTTCCAGAGACTATAGGACTTATGGGGAATGGCTCAAAGTGCAACAGAGAGATTCCAGATATGCAAAGGAGATCATCAGAAAGCATGAGAGATTTCCAGATAAGAGCCTGAACCAACTGAGAAATCTGAAGGTAAGTGATTATAACCTGAGCCAAACAGCTTGGCAAAGCCTGACTTCCCAACAGAAGAGTGATAGAAATCTATCACTTGAAATCTTGAGATCAGTCAGGAAGGGAGAGTCATTAACTCAGGTATTGGAGAAAAGAGGACTCAGAAGAGAATTTGTATTGAAGACTCTGGGCAATCAGTTTCAAAAGTCTAATGGAAAATGGATTGCACACAAGACTGATAGCCTTGAAGCTGAAATGAGGTTTACTTCAAAGGATGAAGTCAGAACTATTGTAACAACCTCCTCTAAAGACAGAAGTAGGATTGCAAAGTACTTTAATGATGTTCAGAAGGCTTTGAAGAACAATGATGATTCTGCTCTTAGGAAATACAAGACTCTAAAGATCATTGATGCAAAAGGTAAAGAGCATCAGTTTGAAACAGACCTTGATAGGCTGTATGAGATAGAGGAAGCTCAGGAAGAACCCGAATTTCAGGAGATTTATCAAAGTTAAGGAGTGGATACTATGGATAAAACAGAATACCATAATAGCATTAAACAACAACAGAGGCAAGGAACCACAGTTCTTTGCTGTAATGCTTGCGGAGAAGATGATTCCTCAGTAATTGAAATACATCATATCTTTGGCAGAAAAAACTCCCAAAAGACAGTACCTTTATGCAAAAACTGTCATGCAAAGATTACATGTCAACAAAATAAACTTGCACCAAAGATAAGAGCTTCAAACGCTTCCAAAGAGGATAATGCAAGATTTGTTTTTATTTCAATGGGAGGAATCTTGAGAGTAATAGGAGATCAGTTAGTTTACTATGGGCATAATGGTGATTTTAGTGAGTAAGATTGCTGTAAGGGGATATACTCAGAAGAGTAGGGAATTTTCAGGTAATCCCTATTTTACTCCAAAGGATATTCCTATAAGAAAGGATATTCCTAGAAAGGATATTCCTATAAGACATGACAGGGTATTAGTCTTTGATACTGAAACTACTATAGATACGTATCAGAATCTTAAAATAGGGTACTTTCAAATCTATCAGGATGGCTATATTCAGCATGAAGGGCTATTCTATAATCCCTATACCCTATCCGGTAATGAAAAGAATCCCTATATCTTATCCGATAATGAACAGAAAATCTGTTTTATCTATAGTTCTAGATACGATTTAGCTATTTATACCCTTAATGAGTTTATAGATAATGTATTCTATCCAGAGGTATATACCCTAAAAACGTTATGTATTGGCTTTAATTTACCTTTTGATGTATCTAGATTAGCTAAGGGTATGGGTATATCCAGAGCTAAGAATAAAGGAGGATTTACCTTTACTCTGTCAGGGAATATATTTAGTCCCCCTATTATCATCAAAAAAATAGGAGATGCCCATACTTTCAAGTTCACCACTACTAAAGTGAATACGGGAGAAGATTATTTTTCAGGATATTTCCTTGATGTTCAAACTTTAGCCGAAGTTCTCCTTCAATCAAAGCGTATTTCCCTTGAAAAAGCAGGAGAAAAACTCAATACAAGCACACAGAAAATGAAAAATATCGAGCATGGAAGGGTAACAGAGAGATATATTGATTACTTGATTACTGATGTTGAAACAACCTTTGAGGTATATCAAAAGCTAATTACTGAACTTGATACTTATCAAATAGATATCCCACTAACCAAGATATACAGCTCTGCATCTATTGGCAAATATGCATTGAAGCAGTTAGGAATAAAACCATTCCTTGAATTAAATCCCGATTTCTCTCCTGAGATGCTTGGAAACATCATGACCTCTTATTATGGAGGAAGGTGTGAATGCACGATTAGGAAAGTTCCAACAAAAGTAACAACTCTTGATTTCACAAGCATGTATCCAACCATTGCTATGGAAATGGATCTCTGGAAGTTCATTATTGCTGAATCTATTGAAATGAAAGTTGTTACTGATGAAATCAAGGAGATGCTCTCAAAAGTAAACCTTGATTATCTTCAAAATAAGAATAACTGGAAGGACTTTGTTGTAATGGTTAAGTTGCAACCAAAAGATGATATTTTACCTGCGAGGAAAGATTACAAAGGCTCTGGAACAGGCTATAATGTAGGAATCAACTATCTCAGCTCTAATTCTGAATTATGGTATGCTTTACCTGATGTTATAGGCTCTGTTCTCCTTACTGGGAAAGTACCTGAGGTTGTGGAAGCAATCAGGTTTATTCCAAAGGGCACTCAGAAGGGTTTAAAGAGCTCTAAGATTCTCGGAATTGATATTAATCCTGAAAAGGTCAATCTTGTTCAGGTACTTGTTGAAGAAAGACAGAAAATTAAGATGAAGGATGTTAATAAAGAAAGTCCAGAGCATCAACAACTAAAGAGCAGAGCCCAAGCTATCAAGATTCTTGTTAATGCAATGAGCTATGGAATATTTATTGAGCTAAACCCCGAAGATAAGAAAAGTACTATTCAAGTTTATGGCTTAGATAGTTTTGAAACCTCAGAGAATAGATATGAGAAAGCAGGTAATTTTTATCATCCTTTGCTTGCCGTTATGATTACTTCAGGTTCTAAGTTATTCTTGGCTATGGCAGAAGCAAAAACCAAAGAGTTTGGTTCTGTTCATGCATATATGGATACTGATTCTATCTTTGTTCCTCCTGAACATGCACAGGAGATTATAGACTATTTTCAACCATTAAATCCATACAGCCTTGACATTGCTTTATTGAAGGCTGAAAAAGTGGATATGTGGTTTTATGGTATATCCTCAAAACGTTATCCTCTGTATAAATTCAGGAAAAACAAAATCATTTTCAAAGATTTCAAACTTCATGGATTAGGGCATTTAACAAATCCATTCTCAAAAGATGGAGGAGGAGACTGGCATGAGGAAATATGGGAAGATCTCCTTAAGTTGCACTATGGGATAATTACAGAACTTGATATTGAAGAGAAATACTCTAATCTTTATGCAATCTCAAGGCTTACTGTTAGTACTCCTAATGTATGGAGCAGGTTTAAGACTCTTAATAAAGGGAAAGTATGGGAAGAGCAGATCAAGCCTTCAAATTTCTATCTTGTAGGATTTCAGACAACAGAAGAGAACGGGAAAGCTGTCAAGCCTT
Encoded proteins:
- a CDS encoding DNA-directed DNA polymerase B encodes the protein MSKIAVRGYTQKSREFSGNPYFTPKDIPIRKDIPRKDIPIRHDRVLVFDTETTIDTYQNLKIGYFQIYQDGYIQHEGLFYNPYTLSGNEKNPYILSDNEQKICFIYSSRYDLAIYTLNEFIDNVFYPEVYTLKTLCIGFNLPFDVSRLAKGMGISRAKNKGGFTFTLSGNIFSPPIIIKKIGDAHTFKFTTTKVNTGEDYFSGYFLDVQTLAEVLLQSKRISLEKAGEKLNTSTQKMKNIEHGRVTERYIDYLITDVETTFEVYQKLITELDTYQIDIPLTKIYSSASIGKYALKQLGIKPFLELNPDFSPEMLGNIMTSYYGGRCECTIRKVPTKVTTLDFTSMYPTIAMEMDLWKFIIAESIEMKVVTDEIKEMLSKVNLDYLQNKNNWKDFVVMVKLQPKDDILPARKDYKGSGTGYNVGINYLSSNSELWYALPDVIGSVLLTGKVPEVVEAIRFIPKGTQKGLKSSKILGIDINPEKVNLVQVLVEERQKIKMKDVNKESPEHQQLKSRAQAIKILVNAMSYGIFIELNPEDKKSTIQVYGLDSFETSENRYEKAGNFYHPLLAVMITSGSKLFLAMAEAKTKEFGSVHAYMDTDSIFVPPEHAQEIIDYFQPLNPYSLDIALLKAEKVDMWFYGISSKRYPLYKFRKNKIIFKDFKLHGLGHLTNPFSKDGGGDWHEEIWEDLLKLHYGIITELDIEEKYSNLYAISRLTVSTPNVWSRFKTLNKGKVWEEQIKPSNFYLVGFQTTEENGKAVKPLAPFTTDYQKIVHEPFIDYGTGEIKHGSHHFKQLSRTIIEYANHSESKFYGDIGVLERKHVKADSVILIGKEANNIDEQALDVKKAQEFINKQEIMKRILNMSQTEAEAQGISRSRFQGIKQRIRDNGDINLNTPAVRRLVE